One part of the Algibacter sp. L1A34 genome encodes these proteins:
- the radC gene encoding RadC family protein: MVDKKETFSIKNWSQDDQPREKLLYKGKSALSDAELVAILIGSGNREESAVALCKRILASTENNLSALGRLSIKQLIGFKGIGEAKAISIIAALELGRRRRGEEALEKKKITSSKSVFELMQPIIGELEHEEFWIIYLNNSNKVIHKNQLSKGGITGTLVDVRLVLKSALEVGALGLILSHNHPSGTLKPSEADKNITEKLKIAAQSLDIKVLDHLIITEKAYFSFADENIL; encoded by the coding sequence ATGGTGGATAAAAAAGAAACGTTTTCTATAAAAAATTGGAGTCAAGACGATCAACCACGTGAAAAATTATTATACAAAGGTAAATCTGCTTTAAGTGATGCTGAATTGGTTGCTATTTTAATAGGTTCAGGAAATCGAGAAGAAAGTGCTGTTGCCTTATGTAAACGGATTTTGGCTAGTACCGAAAATAATTTAAGTGCCTTAGGTAGGCTTTCCATAAAGCAACTTATAGGATTTAAGGGAATAGGAGAAGCCAAAGCCATAAGTATTATTGCTGCTCTAGAATTAGGGAGAAGAAGGCGAGGGGAAGAAGCTCTTGAGAAAAAGAAAATAACTTCAAGTAAATCTGTTTTCGAGCTCATGCAACCTATAATTGGTGAACTTGAGCACGAGGAATTTTGGATTATTTACTTAAATAATTCAAACAAGGTTATTCATAAAAATCAGTTAAGTAAGGGCGGGATTACCGGCACTTTAGTAGATGTGAGATTAGTACTTAAAAGCGCTCTCGAAGTAGGTGCTTTGGGGCTAATTCTCTCTCACAATCATCCATCTGGGACATTAAAGCCTAGTGAAGCCGATAAAAATATCACTGAAAAATTAAAAATTGCCGCACAAAGTTTAGATATAAAAGTGCTAGACCACTTAATTATTACCGAAAAAGCATACTTTAGTTTTGCAGATGAAAATATATTGTAG
- a CDS encoding FIST signal transduction protein, with product MKVNQISLNENNWSHGLASITVDPNLILLFVSPDFTLKQQVLSQLNRDYPKSTIIGCSTAGEISDVTVKDKSISLTAIQFNKTCLKLVSVKVDQMEYSQKAGEKIGIMLNQDGLKHVMVLSDGLNINGADLVMGLKSNLPNISITGGLAADGEDFGNTFVIRNNEMLEKTVLALGFYGDSLKVNYSSKGGWDGFGIERLVTKADKNVLYELDGKPALKIYKHLLGEDAKKLPSSGLLFPVSMRQGGSAIAVVRGISGISEDDQSLVFGANIPEGAYLRLMKGNIDKLITGAEESAISVSQGVKETLELVILISCIGRRLVLKQLVEEEIDVVRHIVGDNPKITGFYSYGEIAPLSESLCELHHQTMTITTLWEC from the coding sequence ATGAAAGTTAATCAAATTTCGTTAAACGAAAACAATTGGTCTCATGGTTTGGCTTCAATAACTGTTGATCCAAATTTAATATTACTTTTTGTGTCACCAGACTTCACCTTAAAACAACAAGTTTTATCGCAATTAAATAGAGATTACCCAAAAAGCACGATAATAGGTTGCTCTACGGCTGGAGAAATTTCGGATGTTACCGTAAAAGATAAATCAATATCTCTAACAGCTATTCAATTTAACAAAACATGCTTAAAATTGGTTTCAGTAAAAGTAGACCAAATGGAATATAGCCAAAAAGCAGGCGAAAAAATTGGTATTATGCTTAATCAAGATGGTTTAAAACATGTTATGGTTTTAAGCGATGGATTAAATATTAATGGTGCCGATTTGGTAATGGGGTTAAAATCTAATTTACCAAATATTAGTATTACAGGAGGTTTAGCTGCAGACGGAGAGGATTTTGGGAATACTTTTGTAATTAGAAATAATGAGATGTTAGAAAAAACAGTTTTAGCTTTAGGCTTTTATGGTGATAGTCTTAAAGTTAATTATAGTTCCAAAGGCGGATGGGATGGTTTTGGAATTGAGCGGTTGGTAACAAAAGCTGATAAAAATGTTTTATACGAATTGGATGGAAAGCCCGCATTAAAAATATATAAGCATTTATTAGGTGAGGATGCCAAAAAACTACCAAGTTCAGGTCTTTTGTTTCCTGTAAGTATGAGGCAAGGAGGAAGTGCCATTGCTGTAGTTCGAGGTATTTCTGGTATTAGCGAAGATGATCAAAGTTTAGTTTTTGGTGCTAATATTCCAGAAGGAGCCTATTTACGCTTAATGAAAGGTAATATTGATAAGTTGATTACTGGGGCAGAGGAATCGGCCATTTCTGTTAGTCAAGGTGTAAAAGAGACTTTAGAATTAGTGATATTAATTAGTTGTATAGGCCGCCGTTTGGTCTTAAAGCAATTGGTGGAGGAAGAAATTGATGTGGTTCGCCATATAGTAGGCGATAATCCAAAAATAACAGGGTTTTATTCTTACGGAGAAATTGCTCCATTAAGCGAGTCTTTATGTGAACTACACCACCAAACTATGACTATAACAACGCTTTGGGAATGTTGA
- a CDS encoding polysaccharide deacetylase family protein, with translation MLLVYTHKISPRLKYVFKHICTRVLGIEVTFTTKIESFIAHDSIKMSYTKQPLGNEFFIKSNDLLFEQGLNDIDINIMDWGHSKCFFFNGDKSAIPFDVFAASFYLLSRYEEYLPHVKDEFGRFTASESLGFKHKFLHQPVVDIWAYKFKEALENQFPDFEFPVKTYRIKPVIDVPNPYCYKLSGIMRTFGGTIKDVLKLRLKSLYMRFMVLMNFKHDPFDTFKYFINKQKQSKFKFVFFFLLGEYSTYDKGANPNNKAFISLIKHIGDYSDVGLKISFLAIDDADILKKEKIKIEEIINRPLRASRQSFSKLNLPETYRNLIELNIKEDYTMGYINEIGFRAGSCTPFLFYDLDHEVQTPLKICPYHVMDFALLKNKSLLDKKRVLNNVINEVKRVNGEFVPVFHNYTLGDLAIWNGFKELFNVILDSVDNEN, from the coding sequence ATGTTATTAGTATATACCCATAAAATATCACCACGATTAAAGTATGTTTTTAAACATATATGTACAAGAGTATTAGGTATCGAGGTCACTTTTACCACTAAAATCGAAAGTTTTATTGCGCACGATAGTATTAAAATGTCGTACACAAAACAGCCACTTGGTAATGAGTTTTTTATAAAAAGTAACGATTTATTATTTGAGCAAGGTTTAAACGATATCGATATTAATATTATGGATTGGGGACATAGCAAATGCTTTTTTTTCAATGGAGATAAAAGTGCGATTCCTTTTGATGTTTTTGCAGCCTCATTTTATTTGCTGTCTAGGTACGAAGAGTATTTGCCACATGTAAAAGATGAGTTTGGCAGGTTTACAGCATCGGAAAGTTTAGGTTTTAAACATAAGTTCCTCCACCAACCTGTTGTAGATATTTGGGCCTATAAATTTAAAGAAGCTTTAGAGAATCAATTTCCAGATTTCGAATTTCCTGTAAAAACATACAGGATAAAGCCTGTAATAGATGTGCCTAATCCGTATTGCTATAAGTTAAGCGGTATTATGCGAACTTTTGGAGGGACAATAAAAGATGTTTTAAAATTAAGATTAAAAAGTCTTTATATGCGTTTTATGGTTCTCATGAACTTTAAGCACGACCCGTTCGATACTTTTAAATATTTTATAAATAAGCAAAAACAATCAAAGTTTAAGTTTGTTTTCTTCTTCTTATTAGGTGAGTATTCTACTTACGATAAAGGAGCTAATCCTAACAATAAGGCATTTATATCGCTAATAAAACATATAGGAGACTATAGTGATGTGGGGTTGAAGATATCTTTTTTGGCTATTGATGATGCCGATATTTTGAAAAAGGAAAAAATAAAAATCGAAGAAATTATCAATAGGCCATTAAGAGCTTCGAGACAATCTTTTTCTAAATTAAATTTACCCGAAACTTATAGGAATTTAATTGAGTTAAATATAAAGGAGGATTATACCATGGGTTATATAAACGAAATAGGATTTAGAGCCGGTTCGTGTACACCTTTTTTGTTTTACGATTTAGATCATGAAGTACAAACACCACTTAAAATTTGTCCTTATCACGTTATGGATTTTGCTTTGCTCAAAAATAAATCTTTATTAGATAAAAAGAGAGTTTTGAACAATGTGATAAATGAAGTTAAAAGAGTTAACGGTGAGTTTGTTCCTGTTTTTCATAATTATACTTTGGGAGATCTTGCTATATGGAACGGCTTTAAGGAATTGTTTAATGTTATTTTAGATTCAGTAGATAATGAAAATTAA
- a CDS encoding PAS domain-containing hybrid sensor histidine kinase/response regulator, whose protein sequence is MLNKDYHRLLKRQLTKAGFNTIDNPEMVSFIQTVNAAYNSFDKDIYHLENVLELSSTELFALNEELTKERDNTKSKLEHVVDHIGGIIFETDLEGNFTYLNTAWEKYIGYSLKETLGRNYKEFIPKKNVEENKKHYNFFNKKNTVFIFKLLRDNKTMWFELRAKLFKNAEKKASGFIGTITDITNLKETEIELHKASISKDEFLSTMSHEIRTPLNAVTGLSNILLMEDYLPEQVDTLKALKYSSEHLLGLINDLLDFNKIKSGKVDVVEKEFSLISFLDHIVDQFSLQAIKKGIRFELIKENEIPENIIGDKLVLTQIIQNLLSNSFKFTKKGSITLSVKNQGVINDIITLGFKVIDTGIGITKSRQVTIFESFVQASSEIAVKYGGTGLGLSICRRLLRFKNSDLQLSSKLGKGSTFFFNIDFKINNKSSSLVNNKVNLKPVFKSLNINVLVAEDNKMNVLILKKFFLNWNVNFTVVENGEEAFKLFKKDQFDFDLVLMDLQMPILNGYQATKRIRKLEDPIKANIPIIALTALAQTDVKEKTELYKMNGFMGKPFEPNKLYALLEVYSRSS, encoded by the coding sequence ATGTTGAATAAAGATTACCATAGATTGTTAAAGCGACAGCTTACAAAAGCAGGTTTTAACACAATAGATAATCCCGAGATGGTTAGTTTTATACAAACCGTAAATGCCGCATATAATAGTTTTGATAAAGATATTTATCACCTAGAAAATGTTTTGGAACTTAGTTCTACAGAGCTTTTTGCACTAAATGAAGAATTAACTAAGGAGCGTGATAACACGAAATCTAAATTAGAACATGTTGTAGACCATATTGGTGGAATAATATTTGAAACTGATCTTGAAGGAAACTTTACTTACTTAAATACAGCTTGGGAGAAATATATAGGATATTCTTTAAAAGAGACATTAGGACGAAATTATAAAGAGTTTATTCCGAAAAAAAATGTAGAAGAAAACAAAAAGCATTATAATTTTTTCAATAAAAAGAATACCGTTTTTATATTTAAATTACTACGGGATAATAAAACCATGTGGTTTGAATTAAGAGCGAAGCTTTTTAAGAACGCAGAAAAAAAAGCATCTGGGTTTATAGGCACTATAACCGATATTACTAATTTAAAAGAAACAGAAATAGAGCTTCATAAAGCGAGTATTTCTAAAGATGAGTTTCTATCAACCATGTCTCACGAGATTAGAACACCATTAAATGCCGTTACAGGCTTGTCTAATATTTTGTTAATGGAAGATTATTTGCCAGAGCAGGTCGATACGCTTAAGGCTTTAAAATATTCTAGTGAACATCTGCTTGGTTTAATAAATGATTTATTAGATTTTAATAAAATTAAATCGGGTAAGGTTGATGTTGTTGAAAAAGAATTCAGTTTAATTTCTTTTTTAGATCATATAGTTGATCAATTTTCTTTACAAGCTATTAAAAAAGGAATACGTTTTGAGTTGATTAAGGAAAATGAAATACCCGAAAATATTATAGGTGATAAACTTGTGCTTACTCAAATAATCCAAAATTTATTAAGCAACTCGTTTAAGTTTACCAAAAAAGGAAGTATCACTCTTAGTGTTAAAAATCAAGGTGTTATTAATGATATAATTACGCTTGGATTTAAGGTTATAGATACTGGTATAGGGATAACTAAAAGTAGGCAAGTAACTATTTTTGAAAGTTTTGTACAGGCAAGTTCAGAAATTGCTGTTAAATACGGTGGCACAGGATTAGGACTTTCTATTTGTAGACGATTATTGCGGTTTAAAAATAGTGATTTACAGCTTAGTAGTAAATTAGGTAAGGGGTCAACATTTTTCTTTAATATAGATTTTAAGATAAATAATAAAAGTAGTTCTCTAGTCAATAATAAAGTAAATTTAAAACCCGTATTTAAATCATTAAATATAAATGTATTAGTTGCTGAGGATAATAAAATGAATGTTCTTATCTTAAAGAAGTTCTTTTTAAATTGGAATGTGAATTTTACTGTTGTTGAAAATGGTGAAGAGGCTTTCAAGCTATTTAAAAAAGACCAATTTGATTTCGATTTGGTGTTAATGGACTTGCAAATGCCTATCTTAAATGGTTATCAGGCTACAAAGCGTATTAGAAAATTAGAAGATCCTATAAAAGCTAATATTCCAATTATTGCTTTAACCGCATTAGCACAAACCGATGTGAAAGAAAAAACAGAACTTTATAAAATGAATGGGTTTATGGGAAAACCCTTTGAACCAAACAAACTCTATGCCCTTCTAGAAGTATATAGTCGTTCTTCCTAG
- a CDS encoding YjjG family noncanonical pyrimidine nucleotidase, which translates to MKIKNITDVFFDLDHTLWDFDRNSALTFEKIFEINKIEVEINQFLESYVPINLKYWKLYREDKVSKESLRFGRLNEAFSVLGVEVEHGLINKLSDDYIEYLSSFNYLFDNTLEILDYLNENYRLHVITNGFDEVQHKKMAKSNILHYFETVTNSEMVGVKKPNPKIFKHALELANAKAENSIMIGDSFEADIIGAKNIGMDVIFFDINNIVLEEDIKQISELLSLRHYL; encoded by the coding sequence ATGAAAATTAAAAATATTACAGATGTATTTTTCGATTTAGATCATACACTTTGGGATTTCGATAGAAACTCTGCACTTACATTCGAGAAAATATTCGAAATAAATAAAATAGAGGTTGAAATAAATCAGTTTTTGGAAAGCTATGTTCCTATAAATTTAAAATACTGGAAACTTTATAGAGAAGACAAAGTATCTAAAGAATCTTTGCGTTTTGGTAGATTAAATGAAGCTTTTTCGGTTTTAGGAGTTGAGGTAGAACACGGTTTGATTAATAAGCTGTCCGATGATTATATTGAATATTTATCAAGCTTCAATTACCTGTTCGATAATACTTTAGAAATTCTTGATTATTTGAATGAAAATTATCGATTACATGTCATTACCAATGGTTTTGACGAAGTTCAGCATAAAAAAATGGCGAAATCGAATATTTTGCACTATTTTGAAACTGTTACAAACTCTGAAATGGTTGGTGTAAAAAAGCCCAATCCTAAAATTTTTAAACATGCTTTGGAATTAGCTAATGCTAAAGCAGAAAATAGTATTATGATTGGTGATAGTTTCGAAGCCGATATTATCGGTGCAAAAAACATAGGTATGGATGTTATTTTTTTTGATATAAATAACATAGTTTTAGAAGAAGATATAAAACAAATAAGTGAGCTTTTGAGTTTAAGGCATTATTTATGA
- a CDS encoding DUF5723 family protein, with protein sequence MRKLILVFTLQLCLFSFSQNKQLLYGFSEIPQSLLQNPGGKVTNDWYVGIPLLSHIHFNAGVVGSTVYDVFADNNVDFNVKFRKAVNSMDSNDFFNINQQLEIFSGGFAFGSSYQKNKYISFGMYQEFDIIMYFPKDYATLAIEGNKSNINRLFDASDLSVSAEAVTVLHVGYNKKVNEQFTYGVRGKIYSSLANINSTQNKGSFVTVPGENNYYDHIFDLDLKLQTSGIASLTDDENSDVSNDIDEFKKRILLGGNLGLGVDLGFNYQLTDQWSVDASLLDVGFITHSKDVENYAIKGKYTYNGINPLFSEAENGQTADEYWSGIEDELDEIFTVDTTKTKYTKWRPVKFNASLNYAFGEKQSKDCNCTIDDTGYQNAVGVQLYGIKQPKRPQMALTAYYYRRVFNGLRLKASYTVDSYSFNNLGLGMSAHIWGANFYVMADNLLQYKNVYDAQSVSLQLGFNYIFNKK encoded by the coding sequence ATGCGGAAACTAATTTTAGTGTTTACATTACAATTATGCTTGTTTTCGTTTTCTCAAAACAAACAATTGCTTTATGGATTTTCAGAAATTCCACAATCCCTGCTACAAAATCCGGGGGGTAAAGTAACTAACGATTGGTATGTGGGTATTCCTTTGCTTTCACATATTCATTTTAATGCAGGAGTAGTAGGAAGTACGGTTTATGATGTTTTTGCAGATAATAATGTTGATTTTAATGTAAAATTTAGAAAAGCTGTTAATAGCATGGATTCAAACGATTTTTTTAACATCAATCAACAATTAGAAATTTTTTCGGGAGGTTTTGCTTTTGGTAGTAGTTATCAAAAAAACAAATATATAAGTTTTGGGATGTATCAAGAATTTGATATTATTATGTATTTCCCTAAAGATTACGCTACACTTGCAATAGAAGGAAATAAAAGTAATATAAATAGATTGTTTGATGCTAGCGATTTAAGCGTTTCCGCAGAAGCCGTTACTGTGCTTCATGTAGGTTATAACAAAAAGGTGAATGAACAGTTTACTTATGGTGTTCGTGGAAAAATTTATTCAAGTTTAGCAAATATAAATTCAACCCAAAATAAAGGTAGTTTTGTAACCGTTCCTGGCGAAAATAATTATTACGATCACATATTCGATCTCGATTTAAAACTTCAAACTTCGGGAATAGCTAGTTTAACCGATGATGAGAACTCTGACGTAAGTAATGATATTGATGAATTTAAAAAAAGGATTTTATTAGGAGGTAATTTAGGCTTGGGCGTAGATTTAGGTTTTAATTATCAATTAACCGACCAATGGAGTGTTGATGCAAGTTTACTTGACGTTGGGTTTATAACCCATTCTAAAGATGTTGAAAATTATGCTATTAAAGGTAAGTACACTTATAATGGAATAAATCCACTTTTTTCTGAAGCGGAAAATGGACAAACGGCAGATGAATACTGGAGTGGTATTGAAGATGAGTTAGACGAAATATTTACAGTAGATACAACTAAAACAAAATACACCAAATGGCGACCTGTAAAATTTAACGCATCCCTTAATTATGCCTTTGGTGAAAAGCAAAGTAAAGATTGTAATTGCACTATAGACGATACCGGTTACCAAAACGCTGTTGGTGTACAACTCTACGGAATAAAACAACCTAAAAGACCTCAAATGGCTTTAACGGCTTATTATTACAGACGCGTGTTTAATGGTTTGCGCTTAAAAGCTTCATATACGGTAGATTCTTATTCGTTTAATAATCTCGGGCTTGGCATGTCGGCACACATTTGGGGCGCCAATTTTTATGTTATGGCCGATAATTTATTGCAATATAAAAATGTATATGATGCGCAAAGTGTATCTTTACAATTAGGATTTAATTATATATTTAATAAGAAATGA